A window of the Brassica napus cultivar Da-Ae chromosome A2, Da-Ae, whole genome shotgun sequence genome harbors these coding sequences:
- the LOC106421112 gene encoding homeobox-leucine zipper protein ATHB-X-like, with protein sequence MALSPNSSSLELSISLPSFSQLSSHPSSGEHMVRDLDINQTPKTEDREWIMIAAAPHANEEDSNSFGWRRKKLRLTKEQSHLLEESFIQNHTLTSKQKLELATFLKLSQRQVEVWFQNRRARSKLKHTEMECEYLKRCFGSLKEQNRLLQKEVEELRALKAVPASILTMCPRCERATDATDNAVKEGTAPRSQSRRTISSSSSLC encoded by the exons ATGGCCCTCTCACCTAACTCAAGCTCGTTAGAATTATCAATATCGCTTCCAAGCTTCTCTCAATTATCTTCACACCCTTCATCTG gtGAGCACATGGTGAGAGATTTGGACATAAATCAAACTCCAAAGACGGAAGATCGTGAGTGGATCATGATCGCTGCAGCACCGCATGCCAACGAAGAAGATAGCAACTCCTTCGGCTGGCGGCGCAAAAAGCTCCGTCTAACTAAAGAGCAATCACATCTTCTTGAAGAGAGTTTCATACAAAATCATACCTTAACCTCT AAACAAAAACTAGAATTGGCCACTTTTTTGAAGCTTAGTCAAAGGCAAGTTGAGGTGTGGTTTCAAAATCGAAGAGCTCG GAGTAAGCTCAAGCATACGGAGATGGAATGTGAGTATCTAAAGAGATGCTTTGGGTCATTGAAGGAGCAAAATCGACttctacaaaaagaagttgaagAACTACGAGCTCTAAAGGCAGTGCCGGCCTCGATTTTAACCATGTGTCCTCGTTGTGAACGTGCGACTGATGCAACAGATAATGCCGTCAAGGAGGGAACAGCTCCGAGAAGCCAGTCACGGAGGACaatttcctcttcctcttctctgtGTTGA